A region from the Methylocella sp. genome encodes:
- a CDS encoding BrxE family protein gives MKNGKLDFDRLLKFRLVVARVGEMDLAKWWNTRGQLSRLGSAAVRRGFPRTHYFAQARSVFAVASFRCREVFDPPQSVTLWQLPEAVEEEFEAHWERWLDQADEWKPFFLELEALKETELKTALQSFDLITDEDSERFSRLRRAAEGRAVPLPASFAATNQDIASLALGFARGEPGALAVPYARLDNA, from the coding sequence ATGAAGAATGGCAAACTCGACTTTGATCGGCTGTTGAAGTTTCGATTGGTCGTTGCCCGGGTTGGCGAGATGGATCTTGCCAAGTGGTGGAATACCCGCGGCCAGCTCAGTCGTCTTGGCAGTGCGGCGGTCCGGCGGGGATTCCCACGCACCCATTATTTTGCGCAGGCGCGGTCCGTATTCGCGGTCGCAAGTTTTCGCTGTCGTGAAGTTTTCGATCCGCCGCAAAGCGTCACCCTCTGGCAACTACCTGAAGCGGTGGAGGAGGAATTCGAGGCGCATTGGGAACGTTGGCTTGATCAGGCTGACGAGTGGAAGCCGTTTTTCCTGGAACTGGAGGCACTGAAAGAGACCGAGCTTAAGACGGCGCTCCAATCTTTTGATCTGATCACTGACGAAGATTCCGAGCGGTTCTCACGTTTGCGTCGCGCGGCTGAAGGGCGCGCAGTGCCGTTGCCTGCTTCGTTTGCCGCTACAAACCAGGACATCGCATCCCTTGCGCTCGGATTTGCGCGTGGTGAGCCCGGCGCGCTGGCCGTCCCATACGCGCGACTGGACAACGCATGA
- a CDS encoding tyrosine-type recombinase/integrase yields MLTDTALKQLKPKEKTFKVADRDGMYVTVSPTGLITFRYDYRLNGRRETLTIGRYGASGLSLARAREKCIDAKREVAEGSSPAHGKQREKRRLKEAKSFGEFGERWLQEARMADSTRSMRRAIFERDILPAFRNRLLTEITSGDVRVLCAKVKDRGAPATAVHVRDIIKLVFGFAILHGEKVPNPAEEVGPASIATFVPKDRSLSPAEIRVMLKQIDYVPTLPTIRLGMKLFLLTMVRKSELQDATWDEVDFENTVWSIPKERMKRSKAHNVYLSQQVLDIMIALKTCAGNSRYLLPSRYDADAPMSRATFNRITYAVVERAKKEGLPLEPFTVHDLRRTGSTLLNELGFNSDWIEKCLAHEDGRSSRGIYNKAEYEHQRRHMMQEWADMVDAWVDGRKHTPTLYPPNMQLLAPEPTL; encoded by the coding sequence ATGTTGACCGACACCGCGCTTAAACAACTGAAGCCAAAAGAAAAAACCTTCAAAGTCGCCGACCGTGACGGTATGTACGTCACCGTCTCTCCAACAGGGTTGATCACCTTCCGCTATGATTACCGTCTCAACGGACGGCGCGAGACGCTGACGATCGGGCGATACGGCGCTTCCGGGCTCTCTCTGGCGCGCGCCAGAGAGAAGTGTATCGATGCCAAGCGGGAGGTCGCCGAGGGCAGCTCACCCGCGCACGGCAAGCAGCGCGAAAAGCGGCGGCTGAAGGAAGCGAAGAGCTTTGGGGAGTTTGGCGAGCGATGGCTTCAGGAGGCCAGGATGGCCGACAGCACGCGCTCAATGCGTCGTGCAATCTTCGAACGAGACATCCTGCCCGCATTTCGAAATCGGCTTCTTACCGAGATTACCTCGGGCGACGTGAGGGTCCTTTGCGCGAAGGTGAAGGACCGGGGTGCGCCGGCGACGGCCGTCCATGTGCGGGATATCATCAAGCTGGTCTTTGGCTTCGCGATCCTGCACGGGGAGAAGGTGCCCAATCCTGCCGAGGAGGTCGGACCAGCTTCGATCGCCACGTTTGTCCCGAAAGATCGTTCGCTATCGCCCGCCGAGATCCGGGTCATGCTCAAGCAGATCGACTATGTGCCGACGCTCCCGACAATCAGGCTCGGTATGAAGCTCTTCCTGCTGACGATGGTCCGCAAAAGCGAATTGCAGGATGCGACCTGGGACGAGGTCGATTTCGAGAATACCGTCTGGTCGATTCCCAAGGAGCGGATGAAGCGGTCCAAAGCTCATAACGTCTATCTCTCGCAGCAAGTGCTCGACATCATGATCGCGCTGAAAACTTGCGCAGGGAATTCGCGCTACCTTTTGCCATCTCGCTACGACGCCGACGCGCCGATGTCGCGCGCCACGTTCAACCGCATCACCTATGCTGTGGTCGAGCGGGCTAAGAAGGAAGGGCTGCCCCTGGAACCGTTCACGGTTCACGATCTCCGGCGCACCGGCTCCACGCTCCTCAACGAGTTGGGCTTCAACAGCGATTGGATCGAGAAGTGCTTGGCGCACGAGGACGGGCGTTCGTCACGCGGCATCTACAACAAGGCGGAGTATGAGCATCAGCGGCGCCACATGATGCAGGAGTGGGCTGATATGGTCGATGCCTGGGTCGATGGCCGCAAGCATACGCCGACTCTCTATCCGCCAAACATGCAATTGCTCGCGCCGGAGCCTACGCTCTGA
- a CDS encoding BrxA family protein translates to MIDETYAVFAAWDFGASKKENLDRLKRENFIGASTATWLRDIAKVLNRRFDPSARDRPLVLLAKNGCPIEEWKPILLWHMTRDEFLLRDFLINWLFPAFLSGAYRVRTEDVYEHLRSVGLRGGATEHAWSETTLNRVAAALLKMAVDFGLLRGSVVKEFASYHLPERSFLYLLYVLREKMQSPRKVLASEDWRMFLMQPSDVERELLRLHQYRKLDYQIAGSIVQLTLPCANAREYAERMVA, encoded by the coding sequence ATGATCGATGAAACGTATGCGGTTTTCGCGGCATGGGATTTCGGCGCTTCGAAGAAGGAGAATCTTGATCGTTTGAAACGCGAGAATTTCATCGGTGCTAGTACGGCCACTTGGCTTCGCGACATCGCAAAAGTGCTGAATCGCCGATTTGACCCAAGCGCTCGTGATCGCCCGCTGGTGCTCTTGGCGAAGAATGGATGCCCCATCGAAGAATGGAAGCCGATTCTGCTTTGGCATATGACCCGCGACGAATTCCTGCTTCGCGACTTTCTAATCAACTGGCTTTTCCCGGCGTTTCTTTCGGGAGCCTATCGTGTGCGGACGGAAGACGTCTACGAGCATCTCCGAAGCGTGGGTCTTCGAGGTGGTGCCACCGAACATGCTTGGAGCGAGACGACGCTGAACCGCGTTGCGGCCGCATTGCTCAAGATGGCGGTCGATTTTGGCCTGCTCCGCGGAAGCGTTGTCAAAGAATTTGCGAGCTATCATTTGCCTGAGCGGAGCTTTCTTTATCTCCTCTATGTTCTTCGAGAAAAAATGCAGAGCCCGCGAAAAGTCCTCGCGTCGGAAGACTGGCGGATGTTCCTGATGCAGCCCTCGGATGTCGAGCGGGAGCTTCTTCGGCTTCACCAATATCGGAAGCTGGACTATCAGATCGCCGGCAGCATCGTCCAGCTCACGCTGCCCTGCGCCAATGCCCGCGAGTATGCGGAAAGGATGGTGGCATGA
- a CDS encoding AlpA family phage regulatory protein, with the protein MAARSSSSSDVFPLNPAEAISDMARGSPEREEISTLRFRTSRNVIPTRRTIRRSELRQIVPVADTTIYEMEQRGEFPRRFNLTPRCVVWDLAEVEAWIDERRLASDAAVNKRAPAPDVRQRKTRPVRA; encoded by the coding sequence ATGGCCGCGAGATCGTCGTCCAGCAGCGACGTTTTTCCTTTGAACCCCGCCGAGGCAATCTCGGATATGGCACGGGGGTCGCCTGAGCGCGAAGAGATCAGCACGCTGCGTTTCCGGACATCCCGAAACGTTATACCGACGAGGCGGACCATCCGTCGTTCTGAGCTGCGCCAAATCGTGCCAGTCGCCGACACGACCATCTATGAGATGGAGCAACGTGGCGAATTTCCGCGGCGGTTCAATCTCACACCGCGCTGCGTCGTCTGGGACCTTGCTGAAGTCGAAGCGTGGATCGACGAGCGCCGCCTCGCATCGGACGCGGCGGTGAACAAACGCGCCCCAGCCCCAGACGTGCGACAACGCAAGACGCGCCCGGTCAGAGCGTAG
- the guaA gene encoding glutamine-hydrolyzing GMP synthase, whose protein sequence is MAENDLHDTIVRHHDKVLIVDFGSQVTQLIARRVREAGVYCEIAPFQSAEKAFAELAPKAVILSGSPSSVLEDNSPRAPKSMFDAGVPILGICYGEQVMAAQLGGEVVAGRKREFGRAEVEVVRESALFDGVWAKGKSYQVWMSHGDAVSQLPPGFAPIAASPSAPMAAIADEGRRLYGVQFHLEVAHTPDGAKLISNFVHKVAGLKADWTMGAFRQEAIASIRAQVGSGRVLCGLSGGVDSAVAAVLIFEAIGERLTCVFVDHGFLRQGEAEEVVSLFRGHYNIPLVHVEAKDIFLGALTGIRDPEEKRKIIGRLFIATFEAEAKKIAADGRGAPEFLAQGTLYPDVIESVSFSGGPSVTIKSHHNVGGLPERMNMKLVEPLRELFKDEVRALGRELGLPEAFVGRHPFPGPGLAIRCPGGVTPEKLEILRQADAIYLDEIRKAGLYDAIWQAFAVLLPVQTVGVMGDGRTYEFVCALRAVTSVDGMTADFFPFDMGFLGRAATRIINEVKGINRVVYDVTSKPPGTIEWE, encoded by the coding sequence ATGGCGGAGAATGATCTCCACGATACAATTGTCCGGCATCACGACAAGGTTTTGATCGTTGATTTCGGCTCGCAGGTCACGCAACTGATCGCGCGCCGGGTGCGCGAGGCAGGCGTTTATTGCGAGATCGCGCCGTTTCAGTCAGCGGAGAAGGCCTTTGCGGAGCTGGCGCCAAAAGCCGTGATTCTGTCGGGCAGCCCGAGTTCGGTGCTGGAGGATAATTCCCCTCGCGCGCCAAAATCCATGTTTGACGCTGGCGTGCCGATTCTTGGCATCTGCTATGGCGAGCAGGTGATGGCGGCGCAGCTTGGCGGCGAGGTCGTCGCGGGCCGCAAGCGTGAATTTGGCCGCGCCGAAGTTGAAGTGGTGCGGGAGAGCGCGCTCTTCGATGGCGTTTGGGCGAAAGGAAAATCCTACCAGGTCTGGATGAGCCACGGCGACGCGGTGAGCCAATTGCCGCCGGGATTTGCCCCAATCGCCGCATCGCCGAGTGCCCCGATGGCGGCAATTGCTGACGAAGGACGCCGTCTCTATGGCGTGCAATTTCACCTCGAAGTCGCCCATACGCCGGACGGCGCGAAACTGATTTCAAACTTTGTCCATAAAGTCGCGGGACTCAAGGCCGATTGGACCATGGGCGCCTTCCGGCAAGAGGCGATCGCCTCAATCCGCGCGCAAGTCGGCTCCGGCCGCGTGCTTTGCGGCCTTTCGGGCGGCGTCGATTCGGCGGTCGCAGCCGTGCTGATCTTTGAGGCTATCGGCGAGCGCCTCACCTGCGTCTTCGTAGATCATGGATTTTTGCGCCAGGGTGAGGCTGAGGAAGTCGTCAGCCTGTTCCGCGGCCACTACAACATCCCGCTGGTTCACGTTGAAGCCAAAGACATTTTTCTCGGAGCCCTCACCGGCATTCGCGATCCAGAGGAAAAGCGCAAGATCATCGGGCGTCTGTTCATCGCGACTTTTGAGGCCGAGGCGAAGAAGATCGCCGCCGATGGCCGAGGCGCGCCGGAATTTTTGGCGCAAGGCACGCTCTATCCGGATGTGATCGAGAGCGTTTCCTTCAGCGGCGGACCTTCGGTCACGATCAAGTCGCACCATAATGTCGGCGGCTTGCCGGAACGCATGAACATGAAGCTGGTCGAGCCGCTACGCGAATTGTTCAAGGACGAGGTGCGCGCGCTGGGACGCGAACTTGGGCTGCCCGAGGCTTTCGTCGGCCGGCATCCATTTCCGGGGCCGGGCCTCGCTATTCGCTGCCCCGGCGGGGTCACCCCCGAAAAGCTGGAGATCTTGCGTCAGGCCGACGCCATCTATCTCGACGAGATCCGCAAGGCTGGGCTCTATGACGCGATCTGGCAGGCATTCGCCGTGCTTTTGCCGGTGCAGACTGTCGGGGTGATGGGCGATGGGCGAACCTATGAATTCGTCTGCGCGTTGCGCGCCGTCACCTCCGTTGATGGCATGACGGCGGATTTCTTTCCATTCGACATGGGTTTTCTCGGGCGCGCCGCAACGCGAATCATCAACGAAGTCAAAGGCATAAACCGCGTTGTCTACGATGTGACGTCAAAGCCGCCGGGCACGATTGAGTGGGAATGA
- the ampH gene encoding D-alanyl-D-alanine-carboxypeptidase/endopeptidase AmpH — protein MRSMFLALVLAVAAASPSRADDPLLAEATDLAGAVMFGESGAPGMVLVVVRGDSSVVLGYGETEKGNNQKPDGNSLVRLNSITKVFTTEVLASLVADGKLRLTDTLQRDAGDVKTPEFGGRPITLLDLATYSAALPREMGYAPEGVMPRAWPSRADRWAWLSHFQLPWAPGTVAAYSNVGFDLLADAIETSGGAPYPDLLRTRVTAPLGMADTGFAQCKRLMIGRGLGGAGPCVDTHATDGSGGLYSTGNDVARWLRHNLDDANETLALSHAIYRQRQALPAAIGFDEAGPMAGLGLGWVIMNSDGIRPALIEKSGGGVGFMSYIAFAPGRGVGVFVAVSRADFGMFSKLTGAAVGMIANLATR, from the coding sequence ATGCGATCCATGTTTCTGGCGCTCGTCTTGGCGGTCGCCGCGGCGAGTCCCTCCCGCGCTGATGATCCCTTGCTCGCGGAGGCGACTGACCTCGCCGGCGCAGTCATGTTCGGCGAGTCTGGGGCTCCCGGCATGGTTTTGGTTGTCGTGCGCGGCGACAGCAGCGTCGTCCTCGGCTACGGCGAGACCGAAAAAGGAAATAATCAGAAGCCGGATGGAAACAGCCTGGTCCGCCTGAATTCGATCACGAAAGTCTTCACGACCGAAGTGCTCGCTTCCCTCGTCGCGGATGGCAAATTGCGCCTGACCGATACGCTGCAGCGCGACGCCGGCGATGTGAAGACGCCGGAGTTTGGCGGCAGGCCGATCACATTGCTCGATCTCGCCACCTATTCTGCTGCGCTGCCGCGCGAAATGGGATATGCGCCGGAAGGCGTTATGCCTCGCGCATGGCCGTCGCGCGCCGATCGCTGGGCGTGGCTCAGCCATTTCCAATTGCCCTGGGCGCCGGGCACGGTCGCCGCCTATTCCAATGTCGGCTTCGACCTGTTGGCGGACGCGATCGAAACGTCGGGCGGCGCACCCTATCCCGACTTGTTGCGCACGCGCGTCACCGCGCCGTTAGGCATGGCCGATACCGGCTTTGCACAGTGCAAGCGGCTCATGATCGGCCGCGGCCTCGGCGGCGCCGGCCCCTGCGTCGATACTCATGCGACCGATGGAAGCGGCGGCCTCTACAGCACCGGCAATGATGTGGCGCGCTGGCTGCGCCACAATCTCGATGACGCCAATGAGACATTGGCGTTGAGCCACGCCATCTATCGCCAGCGTCAGGCGTTGCCCGCCGCCATCGGTTTTGACGAAGCGGGACCGATGGCGGGCCTTGGCCTTGGCTGGGTCATCATGAATAGCGACGGAATTCGGCCGGCGCTTATCGAGAAAAGCGGCGGCGGCGTCGGTTTCATGAGCTATATCGCGTTCGCGCCAGGCCGCGGCGTCGGCGTGTTCGTCGCCGTCAGCCGCGCAGATTTCGGGATGTTCTCAAAATTGACCGGGGCCGCAGTCGGGATGATCGCGAACCTCGCCACGCGGTGA
- a CDS encoding BREX protein BrxB domain-containing protein, whose product MSDLVHRIKTSLEPILDLADPRERISAYHDMPYALFRYEPEEEFELRKQITLLETRLAQKGKRVSRISLAQCLDEAMRSQRPLEDWFAAEREQGTDTIVETVHSVLSEYAPLVDLVAALMPDDPDPLRDIVFIMRTGALFPVYRTFSLLEQLKGRVTVPTVLFYPGDLDGAAGLRFMGVLAAEHNYRPKIF is encoded by the coding sequence ATGAGCGATCTCGTACACCGCATCAAGACAAGCCTTGAGCCCATACTTGATCTGGCCGACCCGCGTGAGCGCATAAGCGCTTACCACGACATGCCTTACGCACTTTTCCGGTACGAACCCGAAGAGGAGTTCGAGCTACGCAAACAAATCACCCTGCTCGAGACCCGGCTTGCTCAAAAGGGAAAGCGCGTAAGCCGCATATCGTTGGCTCAGTGTCTGGACGAGGCAATGCGATCTCAACGACCACTAGAAGATTGGTTTGCGGCGGAGCGCGAGCAGGGCACGGACACGATCGTCGAGACAGTGCATTCGGTCCTTTCTGAGTACGCACCCCTGGTTGATCTCGTCGCTGCCCTGATGCCCGATGATCCCGACCCGCTTCGCGACATCGTCTTCATCATGCGGACCGGCGCCTTGTTCCCCGTCTACCGCACATTCTCATTGTTGGAGCAGCTGAAGGGAAGGGTCACCGTGCCGACGGTCTTGTTCTACCCAGGCGATCTCGACGGTGCCGCGGGACTCCGGTTCATGGGCGTGCTCGCAGCCGAGCATAACTATCGCCCAAAAATCTTTTGA
- a CDS encoding helix-turn-helix domain-containing protein — MPDEILTLPEVAQLLKVAEKTVYTMAQKSQLPAFKVGGQWRFQRVDIDRWIEQQKANSRDEGRS, encoded by the coding sequence ATGCCGGACGAGATATTAACGCTGCCGGAGGTGGCCCAATTGCTCAAGGTCGCCGAGAAGACGGTTTACACCATGGCTCAGAAGAGCCAGCTGCCCGCGTTCAAGGTGGGCGGGCAGTGGCGTTTTCAGCGCGTCGATATCGACCGGTGGATCGAGCAGCAGAAGGCGAATTCCCGAGACGAGGGAAGGAGCTGA
- a CDS encoding heme-binding protein, with product MPFEIPYGPPISLDRAQAVIAGAIAEAKKRNWKVNVAVVDSGGNLVAFARMDNAQLASISVAEHKARTSANFRRETKVFETAIYGGLVNQITVDGVIGSRGGIPLVEDGELIGAIGVSGAAASQDEVCAKAGVAILNK from the coding sequence ATGCCGTTCGAAATCCCTTATGGGCCGCCGATCTCGCTCGATCGCGCGCAGGCCGTTATCGCGGGCGCGATCGCTGAGGCGAAGAAGCGCAACTGGAAGGTGAATGTTGCGGTGGTCGATTCGGGCGGCAACCTCGTCGCCTTTGCCCGCATGGACAATGCCCAGCTGGCCTCGATTTCAGTCGCCGAGCACAAGGCTCGCACTTCCGCCAATTTCCGCCGGGAGACCAAGGTATTTGAGACCGCTATATATGGCGGCTTGGTCAATCAGATTACGGTTGACGGAGTGATCGGTTCGCGCGGCGGAATCCCGCTGGTCGAGGACGGCGAGCTGATCGGCGCCATCGGCGTCTCGGGCGCCGCCGCCTCGCAAGACGAGGTCTGCGCCAAGGCGGGCGTAGCAATCCTCAACAAATAA